One genomic window of Lepeophtheirus salmonis chromosome 5, UVic_Lsal_1.4, whole genome shotgun sequence includes the following:
- the LOC139905338 gene encoding uncharacterized protein produces the protein MGIRADEFIPTLGDRKNVKFYLDTGKSSPYCKNHYLLEINLAKSDEAEQWVQGFMKTNLYGSKGELMDVDLTPDGSTKFVHGTKIKRLISTNSDLGNVNLVHIEWNYDHDINPLDLGKVCVLLCSDKIYLRSVSVIDDQNQSENHVVCGNSSVNSSDQICIIPSGKSKLFYQPCKPFVEEKTGDDRKFLRKPKSKFSFFKFPF, from the exons ATGGGGATTCGCGCAGATGAGTTTATACCAACTCTGGGTGATCGAAAAAATGTTAAGTTTTATTTGGACACTGGGAAATCATCACCTTACTGCa aaaatcatTACCTCTTGGAAATCAATTTGGCTAAATCAGACGAGGCTGAGCAATGGGTTCAAGGATTCATGAAAACCAATCTTTATGGAAGCAAAGGAGAACTTATGGACGTGGACCTTACTCCTGA TGGAAGCACTAAATTTGTTCATGGAACCAAAATCAAGCGCCTTATTTCCACAAATTCCGACTTAGGTAATGTTAATTTGGTACATATAGAGTGGAACTACGATCATGATATAAATCCTCTTGATCTTGGTAAAGTATGTGTTCTCTTATGCTCAGATAAGATTTATCTACGGAGTGTATCCGTCATAGA tGATCAAAATCAGTCCGAAAATCATGTTGTCTGTGGAAATTCTTCAGTGAATTCCAGTGATCAAATCTGCATTATTCCATCTggaaaatcaaaattgttttatcagCCATGCAAGCCCTTTGTAGAAGAGAAAACAGGAGACGATAGAAAATTTCTAAGGAAACCAAAGAGTAAATTCAGTTTCTTCAAATTTCCGTTTTGA